In Argiope bruennichi chromosome X1, qqArgBrue1.1, whole genome shotgun sequence, a single window of DNA contains:
- the LOC129958336 gene encoding lysosome membrane protein 2-like isoform X3 — MAITVNKAKIGVIILGFLGFLLLVIGIVALSILPTIFRSKVQENLVLEEGKEAYEKWKKTPIPVTFKVFIFNVTNPKEVMDGQMPNVEEVGPYTFKQYRSKNVLSFNKEDKTVIYDDIKRYEFVPEKSADMSNKMYSLNLPLQGILMFVKKLPDLSRSLLVPMLEGILKSYNESLFSYRTARELLFDGYKVNLIQDLIDLAGAFVTVPEILPNNTFGFLYGKNNSGDGMFEVFTGEDGIEKYSQIAKWNNMSRIPFWNNQYCNMMNGTDGSQFPPPVSKRDILYVYTPELCRSVSLEFLTDVRVQGIPALRFVTPDRLFASPTVNPDNMCYCTDKKFCDLSGILDVSPCRKGMKLAVTGPHFFLAHEFIKERVTGLTPSRELHETYVDIEPNTGLVLRASRKLQMNFILDKFDEMEETKNVKLTVIPLIWVTEEAEITDEVATLFTAKVRTPITIAKSVLTACIVLGILWIVIAGFVTVYILVKVRMFTEQKAAKAVIKSKYKAVPQKPEDIIKSEKGLSVNA, encoded by the exons AACCTGGTCCTGGAAGAAGGAAAAGAAGCTTACGAAAAATGGAAGAAAACTCCCATCCCAGTAACCTTTAAAGTGTTCATATTTAATGTAACTAATCCTAAAGAGGTGATGGATGGACAGATGCCCAATGTTGAAGAAGTGGGTCCATATACTTTCAA gcAATACCGAAGTAAAAATGTGCTGTCATTTAATAAAGAAGACAAAACAGTCATTTATGATGATATAAAACGGTATGAATTTGTTCCAGAAAAATCTGCAGACATGTCAAACAAGATGTACAGTTTGAATCTTCCTCTTCAG ggTATCCTTATGTTTGTCAAGAAATTACCTGACTTGTCAAGATCTCTTCTTGTACCAATGTTAGAAGGTATCCTGAAGAGTTACAACGAAAGCCTCTTTTCGTATAGAACTGCTAGAGAACTTCTTTTTGATGGATACAAAGTGAATCTGATTCAAGATCTTATCGATTTAGCAGGTGCTTTCGTCACTGTCCCTGAAATATTACCAAACAATACCTTCGGATTCTTATACGGA aaaaataattctggTGATGGTATGTTCGAAGTTTTTACGGGTGAAGACGGCATTGAAAAGTATTCTCAAATTGCCAAATGGAATAACATGTC GCGAATCCCATTCTGGAATAACCAGTACTGTAATATGATGAATGGAACGG atggTTCTCAATTTCCTCCTCCTGTTTCGAAGCGAGACATATTGTATGTGTATACACCAGAGCTGTGTCG atcaGTTTCTCTGGAGTTTTTGACGGATGTACGAGTACAGGGAATACCAGCACTGAGATTCGTTACTCCAGATAGATTGTTCGCCAGCCCTACGGTTAATCCTGACAATATGTGTTACTGTACAGATAAAAAGTTCTGTGACCTCAGTGGTATCTTAGATGTATCCCCTTGTCGTAAAG GTATGAAGCTCGCAGTTACTGGACCTCATTTCTTCCTAGCCCATGAGTTCATAAAAGAACGAGTAACTGGTCTCACTCCCAGCCGAGAACTTCACGAAACATATGTAGATATTGAGCCT AATACAGGTTTGGTTCTTCGAGCATCTAGGAAGTtgcaaatgaatttcatattgGATAAATTCGACGAAATGGA GGAGACGAAAAATGTTAAGCTGACTGTGATTCCTCTTATATGGGTCACCGAG gaGGCTGAAATTACTGATGAAGTGGCCACTTTATTTACTGCCAAAGTGAGGACTCCTATTACGATAGCTAAATCCGTGCTAACAGCCTGCATTGTTCTTGGTATTCTTTGGATTGTGATCGCTGGCTTCGTTACAGTATACATACTCGTGAAGGTACGTATGTTTACG gaaCAAAAGGCAGCGAAAGCTGTTATCAAGAGTAAATACAAAGCTGTTCCACAGAAGCCTGAAgatataattaaaagtgaaaaaggtCTTAGTGT gAATGCCTAG